Proteins found in one Ctenopharyngodon idella isolate HZGC_01 chromosome 16, HZGC01, whole genome shotgun sequence genomic segment:
- the nrsn1 gene encoding neurensin-1, which produces MTSCSEICGSDYAEKSHGALSSGYQGYGVRSYLHQFYEECTASIWERDEDFQTQRSPSRWSSVLWKVCLALGCLILVAGLSVLLVGYATPPRLEAFGEDELLFVDGRAVRFNRALDACKLAGAVLFCVGGSGMAVGLLLAACSQGSSKEELHLQQRFKERLAEIQASVQPVTRAPTPGEGKVPVTLSKVQSVQPGAET; this is translated from the exons ATGACTTCTTGCTCAGAGATCTGTGGGTCGGATTACGCTGAGAAGAGCCATGGTGCACTCAGCAGCGGTTACCAGGGTTACGGGGTGCGTTCCTACCTGCATCAGTTTTACGAGGAGTGCACTGCTTCCATCTGGGAGCGCGATGAAGATTTTCAGACACAGAGATCGCCTAGTCGCTGGAGCTCTGTGCTCTGGAAG GTCTGTCTCGCGCTGGGATGTCTGATTCTGGTAGCAGGGTTATCTGTGCTGCTGGTGGGCTATGCCACGCCACCTCGGCTCGAGGCATTTGGAGAAGACGAGCTGCTCTTCGTGGACGGACGCGCAGTGCGTTTTAACCGGGCACTGGACGCCTGTAAGCTGGCTGGAGCCGTGCTCTTCTGTGTGGGCGGCAGTGGGATGGCAGTGGGGCTGCTGCTGGCTGCCTGCTCTCAGGGCAGCTCGAAGGAAGAGCTCCATTTACAGCAGCGCTTCAAAGAGCGGCTCGCTGAAATCCAGGCCTCCGTTCAGCCCGTCACCCGCGCACCCACCCCGGGAGAGGGCAAGGTGCCCGTCACGCTCTCCAAGGTACAGAGCGTCCAACCCGGCGCAGAAACCTGA